Proteins from a genomic interval of Toxotes jaculatrix isolate fToxJac2 chromosome 5, fToxJac2.pri, whole genome shotgun sequence:
- the ldhd gene encoding probable D-lactate dehydrogenase, mitochondrial isoform X2 — MVLGLILSRRLLCRRHGLLQRCNIRSENSSRSAAVDSVLSAFRSICGEDGVSLGEAVREQHGKDESVHRCCPPDVVVFPRCVEEVSALTKVCHQHRLPVIPFGTGTGLEGGVSAVKGGVCFSLRNMEQVLDLHAEDFDVTVEPGVTRKALNAYLRDTGLWFPVDPGADASLCGMAATSASGTNAVRYGTMRENVINLEVVLADGTIIHTAGKGRRPRKSSAGYNLTNLFVGSEGTLGIITKTTLRLYGIPEDMVSAVCSFPSVQDAVDSTVQILQAGVPIARIEFLDDVMIDACNRFSGLSYPVTPTLFLEFHGSEQSLKEQVSTTEDIAQSNRGSDFQWAQDAATRNRLWKARHDAWYAALALRPGCKAYATDVCVPLSRLPQIVVETKEDLIENRLTGPIAGHVGDGNFHCLMVVDPSDPEELHRVHLFTERLARRALAMGGTCTGEHGVGLGKRALLCEEMGPMAIQVMQGLKDALDPNNMMNPGKILQPREL, encoded by the exons AGTGCTGCTGTGGACAGCGTGCTCTCTGCATTCAGGTCTATATGTGGTGAGGACGGCGTCTCATTGGGTGAAGCTGTCAGAGAGCAGCATGGCAAAGATGAGTCTGTACACAG ATGTTGTCCCCCAGATGTGGTGGTGTTTCCTCGTTGTGTGGAGGAGGTCAGTGCCCTGACCAAGGTCTGCCACCAACACCGCCTTCCCGTCATCCCTTTTGGCACCGGGACTGGCCTGGAGGGAGGCGTCTCCGCAGTGAAG GGTGGAGTGTGCTTCAGTCTGAGAAACATGGAACAGGTTCTGGATCTCCACGCGGAGGACTTCGATGTGACAGTAGAGCCTGGTGTGACTCGGAAGGCCCTGAATGCCTACCTGCGAGACACCGGCCTGTGGTTTCCTGTTG ATCCTGGAGCCGATGCGTCTCTGTGTGGAATGGCTGCCACCAGCGCGTCTGGTACTAACGCAGTGCGTTATGGAACCATGAGGGAAAATGTCATAAACCTGGAGGTGGTGCTGGCTGATGGGACCATCATACACACAGCTGGCAAAGGCCGACGTCCCAG GAAGTCTTCAGCAGGCTACAACCTGACAAACCTGTTTGTGGGTTCAGAGGGCACCCTGGGGATCATCACTAAGACTACGTTGCGCCTGTATGGCATCCCGGAGGACATGGTGTCAGCCGTCTGCTCTTTTCCCTCTGTCCAGGATGCTGTGGACAGCACAGTGCAGATCCTACAGGCTGGAGTGCCCATCGCTCGCATCG aGTTTCTGGACGATGTGATGATTGATGCGTGCAACAGGTTCAGTGGTCTGTCCTACCCCGTGACCCCGACCCTGTTCCTGGAGTTCCACGGCTCTGAGCAAAGCCTTAAGGAACAAGTCAGCACAACTG agGACATCGCTCAGAGCAACAGAGGCTCAGATTTTCAGTGGGCTCAAGATGCAGCAACAAGGAACCGGTTGTGGAAAGCACGTCATGATGCCTGGTACGCTGCTCTGGCTCTCAGACCTGGCTGCAAG gcCTACGCTACAGACgtgtgtgtccctctgtctcGACTGCCTCAGATCGTTGTGGAGACAAAGGAGGACCTGATTGAGAACAGACTTACAG GTCCCATCGCGGGTCATGTAGGTGATGGTaacttccactgtctgatggtgGTGGACCCCAGCGACCCAGAGGAGCTTCACAGGGTCCACCTGTTCACTGAGAGACTGGCCAG GCGAGCCCTGGCCATGGGTGGTACATGTACAGGGGAGCATGGAGTGGGTTTAGGGAAGAGAGCACTACTGTGTGAGGAAATGGGACCCATGGCTATCCAGGTCATGCAGGGTCTCAAGGACGCCCTTGACCCAAATAACATGATGAATCCTGGGAAAATTCTACAGCCAAGAGAACTATAA
- the ldhd gene encoding probable D-lactate dehydrogenase, mitochondrial isoform X1, with amino-acid sequence MVLGLILSRRLLCRRHGLLQRCNIRSENSSRSAAVDSVLSAFRSICGEDGVSLGEAVREQHGKDESVHRCCPPDVVVFPRCVEEVSALTKVCHQHRLPVIPFGTGTGLEGGVSAVKGGVCFSLRNMEQVLDLHAEDFDVTVEPGVTRKALNAYLRDTGLWFPVDPGADASLCGMAATSASGTNAVRYGTMRENVINLEVVLADGTIIHTAGKGRRPRKSSAGYNLTNLFVGSEGTLGIITKTTLRLYGIPEDMVSAVCSFPSVQDAVDSTVQILQAGVPIARIEFLDDVMIDACNRFSGLSYPVTPTLFLEFHGSEQSLKEQVSTTEDIAQSNRGSDFQWAQDAATRNRLWKARHDAWYAALALRPGCKAYATDVCVPLSRLPQIVVETKEDLIENRLTGPIAGHVGDGNFHCLMVVDPSDPEELHRVHLFTERLASLSATPHIQPESQRAIFRDKKNKQCLQQMVCPPQSPDLNITESVWDYVKRQRTMRQTKSTEELWQVL; translated from the exons AGTGCTGCTGTGGACAGCGTGCTCTCTGCATTCAGGTCTATATGTGGTGAGGACGGCGTCTCATTGGGTGAAGCTGTCAGAGAGCAGCATGGCAAAGATGAGTCTGTACACAG ATGTTGTCCCCCAGATGTGGTGGTGTTTCCTCGTTGTGTGGAGGAGGTCAGTGCCCTGACCAAGGTCTGCCACCAACACCGCCTTCCCGTCATCCCTTTTGGCACCGGGACTGGCCTGGAGGGAGGCGTCTCCGCAGTGAAG GGTGGAGTGTGCTTCAGTCTGAGAAACATGGAACAGGTTCTGGATCTCCACGCGGAGGACTTCGATGTGACAGTAGAGCCTGGTGTGACTCGGAAGGCCCTGAATGCCTACCTGCGAGACACCGGCCTGTGGTTTCCTGTTG ATCCTGGAGCCGATGCGTCTCTGTGTGGAATGGCTGCCACCAGCGCGTCTGGTACTAACGCAGTGCGTTATGGAACCATGAGGGAAAATGTCATAAACCTGGAGGTGGTGCTGGCTGATGGGACCATCATACACACAGCTGGCAAAGGCCGACGTCCCAG GAAGTCTTCAGCAGGCTACAACCTGACAAACCTGTTTGTGGGTTCAGAGGGCACCCTGGGGATCATCACTAAGACTACGTTGCGCCTGTATGGCATCCCGGAGGACATGGTGTCAGCCGTCTGCTCTTTTCCCTCTGTCCAGGATGCTGTGGACAGCACAGTGCAGATCCTACAGGCTGGAGTGCCCATCGCTCGCATCG aGTTTCTGGACGATGTGATGATTGATGCGTGCAACAGGTTCAGTGGTCTGTCCTACCCCGTGACCCCGACCCTGTTCCTGGAGTTCCACGGCTCTGAGCAAAGCCTTAAGGAACAAGTCAGCACAACTG agGACATCGCTCAGAGCAACAGAGGCTCAGATTTTCAGTGGGCTCAAGATGCAGCAACAAGGAACCGGTTGTGGAAAGCACGTCATGATGCCTGGTACGCTGCTCTGGCTCTCAGACCTGGCTGCAAG gcCTACGCTACAGACgtgtgtgtccctctgtctcGACTGCCTCAGATCGTTGTGGAGACAAAGGAGGACCTGATTGAGAACAGACTTACAG GTCCCATCGCGGGTCATGTAGGTGATGGTaacttccactgtctgatggtgGTGGACCCCAGCGACCCAGAGGAGCTTCACAGGGTCCACCTGTTCACTGAGAGACTGGCCAG CTTGTCAGCGACCCCACACATACAGCCCGAGTCACAAAGAGCTAtcttcagagacaagaagaacaagcagtgcctgcagcagatggtgtgtcccccacagagccctgatctcaacatcacggagtcagtctgggattacgtgaagagacagaggacaatgagacagactaaatccacagaagaactgtggcaagttcttTAA